The Burkholderiales bacterium JOSHI_001 genomic sequence GGAGGTGCTGGGCCGCCAGTTCGACGAGATGGAGGACGAGTACCTGCGCGAGCGCAAGGCCGACCTGGAACAGGTGGTCGAGCGCTTGCTGCGGGCGCTGGCCAAGGCCGACGCGTTGATCCCTGCCCGGCCCGCGGTGCGTGACTTTGCGGGCGAGGACCCGCTGGTGCTGGTGGCCTCGGACATCGCGCCGGCCGACATGCTGCAGTTCAAGCGCAGCGTCTTCACCGGTTTCATCACCGACGTGGGCGGCAAGACCTCGCACACCGCCATCGTGGCCCGCAGCATGGACATCCCGGCCGTGGTGGGCGCGCGCGAAGCCAGCCGCCTGGTGCGCCAGGACGACTGGCTCATCATCGACGGCGACGCGGGTGTGGTGGTGGTCAACCCGTCGCCCCTGGTGCTGGAGGAATACCGGTTCAGGCAGCGCCAGAGCGAACTGGAGCGCGCGCGGCTGCACCGCCTGCGCCACACGCCATCGGTCACCCTGGACGGCCAGGCGGTGGAACTGCTGGCCAACATCGAGCTGCCAGGTGACGCCGTCTCGGCGTTGGATTGCGGCGCGGTGGGCGTGGGCCTGTTCCGCTCGGAATTCCTGTTCATGAACCGCGATGGCGAATTGCCGGACGAGGAAGAGCAGTTCCAGGCCTACCGCGACGCGGTGGACGCCATGAAGGGCCTGCCCGTCACCATCCGCACCGTCGATGTGGGCGCGGACAAGCCCTTGGATCGGCTCACGGTGCAGGAACTCCGCCACGAGCACCTGCTGAACCCTGCGCTGGGCCTGCGGGCCATCCGCTGGAGCCTGTCCGAGCCTGGGATGTTCCGTCAGCAGTTGCGCGCCATCCTGCGCGCCAGTGCCCTGGGAAAGGTGCGGCTGCTGATCCCGATGATTGCGCACGTCAGTGAAATCCACGCTGCACTGGAGTGCCTGTCACGCGCCAAGCAACAGCTTGACGAGGCGGGCAAGCCCTACGGCGAGGTGGAGATCGGGGCAATGGTCGAGATCCCCGCTGCCGCGCTGGCCTTGCCCAGCTTGCTGCGCCACCTGGATTTCGTCTCCATCGGCACCAACGACCTCATCCAATACACGCTGGCCATTGACCGCGCTGACGAATCGGTGGCCCACCTGTACAACCCCTGGCACCCTGCTGTACTGCACCTCATCCGCGGCACCATCCGAGCCGCCGACGCGGCCGGCAAGCACGTCAGCGTGTGTGGCGAAATGGCAGGCGACCCTGCATTCACCGAGCTGCTGCTGGGCATGGGCCTGCGCAGCTTTTCCATGCACCCGTCGCAGATGCCCACGATCAAGCAGCGCATCCTTCGCGCTGACACCCGACGCATTGCCCTGCGACTGGACCAGATCCTGGCCTCAGACGACCCTGAGCGGGAGATGGCTGCAGGCAGGCCGCATGAATAAATTTCCAGGGCTGCTTGCACACCTGGAAAACCCTGTGCTACAGTAGCAGGCTCTGCTCATCGCGAAGGCCGCAAACGGTCCCAGCGACCCGGGCAAGCGCAACGACAGTCGGCAAGCAGTAAATAACCGAGCGCTTGACAGGGGATTGAAAAAGATGCCAGAATCACTGTCTTCGCTGATCACAAGTCAGCAGCGCTGAAAAGCGATGTTCTTTAAAAATCAACAGCCGATAAGCGTGGGCGTTTGAAGGCGAATGCCAAGAGTCCTCGGACTCGCAAACGCTCACGGAAGTAGAAGTGAAGTTCACTTCAATTCCGTTTAGAGTGAGTTTTAAAACAGTGATTAAACTGAAGAGTTTGATCCTGGCTCAGATTGAACGCTGGCGGCATGCCTTACACATGCAAGTCGAACGGTAACGCGGGGCAACCTGGCGACGAGTGGCGAACGGGTGAGTAACGCATCGGAACGTGCCCAGTAGTGGGGGATAGCCCGGCGAAAGCCGGATTAATACCGCATACGACCTACGGGTGAAAGGGGGGGATCGCAAGACCTCTCGCTATTGGAGCGGCCGATGTCAGATTAGGTTGTTGGTGGGGTAAAAGCCCACCAAGCCGACGATCTGTAGCTGGTCTGAGAGGACGACCAGCCACACTGGGACTGAGACACGGCCCAGACTCCTACGGGAGGCAGCAGTGGGGAATTTTGGACAATGGGCGCAAGCCTGATCCAGCCATGCCGCGTGCGGGAAGAAGGCCTTCGGGTTGTAAACCGCTTTTGTCAGGGAAGAAATCTTTTGAGCTAATACCTCGGAAGGATGACGGTACCTGAAGAATAAGCACCGGCTAACTACGTGCCAGCAGCCGCGGTAATACGTAGGGTGCAAGCGTTAATCGGAATTACTGGGCGTAAAGCGTGCGCAGGCGGTTGTGCAAGACAGATGTGAAATCCCCGGGCTCAACCTGGGAACTGCATTTGTGACTGCACGGCTTGAGTGCGGCAGAGGGGGATGGAATTCCGCGTGTAGCAGTGAAATGCGTAGATATGCGGAGGAACACCGATGGCGAAGGCAATCCCCTGGGCCTGCACTGACGCTCATGCACGAAAGCGTGGGGAGCAAACAGGATTAGATACCCTGGTAGTCCACGCCCTAAACGATGTCAACTGGTTGTTGGAAGGGTTCCCTTTCAGTAACGAAGCTAACGCGTGAAGTTGACCGCCTGGGGAGTACGGCCGCAAGGTTGAAACTCAAAGGAATTGACGGGGACCCGCACAAGCGGTGGATGATGTGGTTTAATTCGATGCAACGCGAAAAACCTTACCTACCCTTGACATGCCAGGAATCCTGCAGAGATGTGGGAGTGCTCGAAAGAGAACCTGGGCACAGGTGCTGCATGGCCGTCGTCAGCTCGTGTCGTGAGATGTTGGGTTAAGTCCCGCAACGAGCGCAACCCTTGTCATTAGTTGCTACGAAAGGGCACTCTAATGAGACTGCCGGTGACAAACCGGAGGAAGGTGGGGATGACGTCAGGTCCTCATGGCCCTTATGGGTAGGGCTACACACGTCATACAATGGCCGGTACAGAGGGCTGCCAACCCGCGAGGGGGAGCTAATCCCAGAAAACCGGTCGTAGTCCGGATCGCAGTCTGCAACTCGACTGCGTGAAGTCGGAATCGCTAGTAATCGCGGATCAGCTTGCCGCGGTGAATACGTTCCCGGGTCTTGTACACACCGCCCGTCACACCATGGGAGCGGGTTCTGCCAGAAGTAGTTAGCCTAACCGCAAGGAGGGCGATTACCACGGCAGGGTTCGTGACTGGGGTGAAGTCGTAACAAGGTAGCCGTATCGGAAGGTGCGGCTGGATCACCTCCTTTCTGGAAAAAGCATTCAAATTCTTGCGCCCACACTTATCGGCTGTGATTTACGACAGAAAGTGAGACGTGGGCTGGCCCAGTCGCCTGTGGTGCCACGGCGCCCAGACTCACCACGAGGTTCGGGTCTGTAGCTCAGTTGGTTAGAGCACCGTCTTGATAAGGCGGGGGTCGTTGGTTCGAATCCAACCAGACCCACCATCCTCAACGGGGGTGTAGCTCAGCTGGGAGAGCACCTGCTTTGCAAGCAGGGGGTCATCGGTTCGATCCCGTTCACCTCCACCAATTTCGTTGTACTGGAAATGCCTTCTTCGGAAGGCATTTCCAGTGCGATCGCAAGATCGGCTGTCGTTCTTTAACAATTCATAGAGTCGAATCAGAGTTGCTGGCGAAAGCGCTTTTCATGGCGTTCCGTCTCGTCAGCAACATTTTGATTGCGTCAACAGACTTCAACTCAGAAATGAGATTTGAAGACGGCATAACGCGAATACTCAATTGATCGCAAGATCAAACGTTCCTTGACGATGCCCTTAACGTGGGCGTCAAAGTTATAGGGTCAAGTGAATAAGTGCATGTGGTGGATGCCTTGGCGATTACAGGCGATGAAGGACGTGATAGCCTGCGATAAGCTTCGGGGAGCTGGCAAATTAGCTTTGATCCGGAGATTTCCGAATGGGGAAACCCACCCGCAAGGGTATCGCTATCTGAATACATAGGGTAGCGAGGCGAACCGAGTGAACTGAAACATCTAAGTAGCTCGAGGAATAGACATCAACCGAGATTCCGAAAGTAGTGGCGAGCGAAATCGGAACAGCCTGCATGTTTTAGCATTTGATTTATCAGAACGGTCTGGAAAGTCCGGCCATAGCGGGTGATAGCCCCGTATGAAAAAAATCGAGTGTGGAACTAAGCATGCGACAAGTAGGGCGGGACACGTGTAATCCTGTCTGAATATGGGGGGACCATCCTCCAAGGCTAAATACTCGTAATCGACCGATAGTGAACTAGTACCGTGAGGGAAAGGCGAAAAGAACCCCGGGAGGGGAGTGAAATAGATCCTGAAACCGCATGCATACAAAAAGTCGGAGCCCGTAAGGGTGACGGCGTACCTTTTGTATAATGGGTCAGCGACTTACATTCAGTGGCAAGCTTAACCGAATAGGGAAGGCGAAGGGAAACCGAGTCCGAATAGGGCGTCTAGTCGCTGGGTGTAGACCCGAAACCAAGTGATCTATCCATGGCCAGGATGAAGGTGCGGTAACACGCACTGGAGGTCCGAACCGACTAGTGTTGCAAAACTAGCGGATGAGCTGTGGATAGGGGTGAAAGGCTAAACAAACTTGGAGATAGCTGGTTCTCTCCGAAAACTATTTAGGTAGTGCCTCAAGTATTACCATCGGGGGTAGAGCACTGTTATGGCTAGGGGGTCATGGCGACTTACCAAACCATTGCAAACTCCGAATACCGATGAGTACAGCTTGGGAGACAGTGCACCGGGTGCTAACGTCCGGACACGAGAGGGAAACAACCCAGACCGCCAGCTAAGGTCCCTAATATTGGCTAAGTGGGAAACGAAGTGGGAAGGCTAAAACAGTCAGGATGTTGGCTTAGAAGCAGCCATCATTTAAAGAAAGCGTAATAGCTCACTGATCGAGTCGTCCTGCGCGGAAGATGTAACGGGGCTAAGCCAGTAACCGAAGCTGCGGGTGCATAGCAATATGCGCGGTAGGAGAGCGTTCTGTACGCCTGTGAAGGTGAGTCGTGAGGCTTGCTGGAGGTATCAGAAGTGCGAATGCTGACATGAGTAGCGTTAAAGGGGGTGAAAAGCCCCCTCGCCGTAAGCGCAAGGTTTCCTACGCAACGTTCATCGGCGTAGGGTGAGTCGGCCCCTAAGGCGAGGCAGAGATGCGTAGCTGATGGGAAACAGGTCAATATTCCTGTACCGATGTGTAGTGCGATGTGGGGACGGAGAAGGTTAACTCAGCCGGGTGTTGGATGTCCCGGTTCAAGCCTGTAGTCGTGGTCTCTAGGCAAATCCGGAGATCTTAGATGAGGGGTGATAACGAGGCGGCTTGCCGCCGAAGTGAGCGATACCCTGCTTCCAGGAAAAGCCACTAAGCTTCAGCTACACACGACCGTACCGCAAACCGACACTGGTGCGCGAGATGAGTATTCTAAGGCGCTTGAGAGAACTCTGGAGAAGGAACTCGGCAAATTGACACCGTAACTTCGGAAGAAGGTGTGCCTTTAGTAGGTGAACCTGTACAAGGGGAGCCCAATGAGGCCGCAGAGAATCGGTGGCTGCGACTGTTTATTAAAAACACAGCACTCTGCAAAGACGAAAGTCGACGTATAGGGTGTGACGCCTGCCCGGTGCTGGAAGATTAAATGATGGGGTGCAAGCTCTTGATTGAAGTCCCAGTAAACGGCGGCCGTAACTATAACGGTCCTAAGGTAGCGAAATTCCTTGTCGGGTAAGTTCCGACCTGCACGAATGGCGTAACGATGGCCACACTGTCTCCTCCAGAGACTCAGCGAAGTTGAAATGTTTGTGATGATGCAATCTCCCCGCGGAAAGACGGAAAGACCCCATGAACCTTTACTGTAGCTTTACATTGGACTTTGAACAGATCTGTGTAGGATAGGTGGGAGGCTTTGAAGCGGTGCCGCTAGGTGTCGTGGAGCCAACGTTGAAATACCACCCTGGTGTGTTTGAGGTTCTAACCTTGGCCCGTTATCCGGGTTGGGGACAGTGTATGGTAGGCAGTTTGACTGGGGCGGTCTCCTCCCAAAGTGTAACGGAGGAGTTCGAAGGTACGCTAGGCACGGTCGGAAATCGTGCTGATAGTGCATAGGCATAAGCGTGCTTGACTGCGAGACTGACAAGTCGAGCAGGTACGAAAGTAGGACTAAGTGATCCGGTGGTTCTGTATGGAAGGGCCATCGCTCAACGGATAAAAGGTACTCTGGGGATAACAGGCTGATACCGCCCAAGAGTTCATATCGACGGCGGTGTTTGGCACCTCGATGTCGGCTCATCTCATCCTGGGGCTGTAGCCGGTCCCAAGGGTATGGCTGTTCGCCATTTAAAGAGGTACGTGAGCTGGGTTTAAAACGTCGTGAGACAGTTTGGTCCCTATCTTCCGTGGGCGCTGCAAGATTGAGAGAGCCTGCTCCTAGTACGAGAGGACCGGAGTGGACGCACCTCTGGTGTATCGGTTGTCATGCCAATGGCATTGCCGAGTAGCTAAGTGCGGAAGAGATAACCGCTGAAAGCATCTAAGCGGGAAACTCGTCTCAAGATGAGTCTTGCCGGGGCCTTGAGCCCCCTGAAGAGTCGTTCGAGACCAGGACGTTGATAGGCCGGATGTGGAAGCTGGGTAACCAGTTAAGCTAACCGGTACTAATTGCTCGTGAGGCTTGACCCTATAATTTTGACGATGATCGTCAACGGGTTATGCCATCTGTTGTGCAATCAATCTGATTCGATTCTGTGAATTGGCTGTCTTGCCGTGGGCAAGATGGCGACAAGTCAAGCCTGATGACCATAGCGAGGTGGTCCCACTCCTTCCCATCCCGAACAGGACAGTGAAACGCCTCAGCGCCGATGATAGTGCGGGTTCCCGTGTGAAAGTAGGACATTGTCAGGCTATTATTAGAAAAGGCCCGATCGGTTTTCCGATTGGGCCTTTTCCCCTTTCTGGTCTATTCTTTCTATCCGGCAATGCCCTGAATATCTCGGGCGCTTTGCATATCGGTGATGAATTGCTGCTCGCGGGATGCGATGATGGCCAAGAATTCTTCTGAGCCCTGCATCGCAGAAAACCCATCGAAGCCGCGCTCCAGAAACTGTTGGAGTTTCTCCAGCCCTGCAGCTCGGGCGGCAGGGCGCATCCAACGCAGTGACTGCCTCATCAGACGGTTCTGGGTCAATCGGTCCAATTGCCTGCCGAGCGCCAACACCATGCTCAGTTGCCGTTGCCGCGAATCCAGCTGTTGCACTGAACTCCAGGCCGAAGCGTAATCTGCCATCGACATCACAGGTCGAGAAACAGCCCGCGCCATGGCGTCGTCCAAGACCTCGCTCAGGGCATGCAGTTCGCTCAGCAACTCGACCGTGTCAACGACTGACACAGGGAATAACCGCACCAAGGCCGGAACCACGCGCGCAAACTGCGCGTCGCGCCCCGAAAAGTCCCCAGGCCCGTACAACTCCTCAAGGAAAAAACAGGCCGCCTTCTCGTAGCGCGGGTTGATCAAAAAGTCTTGGTAGGTGTGCCGAAATCGCTGATGCTGGAACGCCTTGAGTGCCTGCACCCTCGGTGGCAGTGAACTGTCGAGCCATTGGCCAGCCCTGATGGCGTCCACACGTCCCAGTTCAGCCAAGATCCTTCGAACGCGCGGACTGAAATCGGTGCTCATCGCGCCATCGTATCCACAGGCGCTGTCACCCACGCCGCGGTTAGTGACGACCGCCTAGGCCGATGCCAGAACACGGTGCAACACTCGCCCGATGCAAAGACGCCATGTGCTTGCTCTCGCCGCCGCCTCCGCCAGCGCTGTTGCGCTGGGATTGGGCGTGGCCAGTTGGACACCCGGCCTGCAAAACGCCCACCTGACTCCGGCCGCTCGGCGCCTCATGAGCGCGGTTGCCTCGGTCGTGCTCAGCGGCATGCGGCCACCGACAAGCGAATCCACCCTCGCAGAGCACCTGAACCGGCTGGATCAGATCGTCGCCGGCCTGCCAAATGCCACACGAAGCGAAATTTCCGACCTCCTGGGCATCCTGTCCATCACGCCGGGAAGGTGGGCGCTGGCCGGCCTTGCCGATGCCTGGCCCTTGGCGTCCGAACGCGAGCTGTCATCGGCGCTGCAGGACATGCGCACATCCAGAATCCCGGTGCAGCGGCAGGCCTACCAGGCCCTGCGGGACCTGACGATGGCGGCGCACTTCAGCGCAGAAGGCTCCTGGCGCCATTTGGGCTATCCAGGCCCCAAGCCCCTGTGATGGGCCGCGGAACATGAGCCACCTGCCCGATCCCATTGCGGAAGGCCTGGCCCGTGGTTGGCAGGTCTACAGCGCGGAGCACCGGCCCTTGCCCTTGGAAATGGAGTGCGACGTGGCCATCATAGGCACGGGCGCAGGGGCCGGGATTTCGGCCGAGTTGCTGACAGCCGCCGGCCTGAACGTGATCCTGCTTGAAGAGGGGCCGCTGATGTCCAGTCGGCACTTCAACCAACTGGAACGCGAGGCCTACCCGGCGCTTTACCAGGAAAGCGCAGGGCGTAAGACGGCCGACAAGGCCATCAACATCCTGCAGGGGCGCTGCGTCGGTGGTTCAACCACGGTGAACTGGACCAGTTCCTTCCGAACGCCCGCAGCCACGCTGGCCCATTGGCAGCATCACTATGGGCTGAGCGAACTCACCGAAGCGGAACTGGCGCCCTGGTTCGAGAGCGCCGAACAGCGGCTGTCCATCGCGCCCTGGACCACCGCCCCCAACGAAAACAACGAAATCCTTCGCCGAGGGGCGGCGCCACTGGGCATCGAAGTACGGGCCATCCGACGCAATGTGAAGGGTTGCTGGAATTTGGGTTCCTGTGGCATGGGATGTCCCACCAATGCCAAGCAGTCGATGCTGGTGAGCACCCTGCCGATGGCGATGGACCGCGGTGCGCGCCTTTTGGTGCGAACGCGGGCTCAGCAGTTCAGCCTCAGGGACGGACGGGTGCAGTCGTTGCTGGCCGTGGGTGTGCAGCCCGACGGCACCACGGAAGGTGAGCAGCGTGTCAGCATCCGTTCCCGCCACTACCTGGTGGCGGGAGGCGCCATCAATTCACCGGCGCTGCTGCTGCGCTCTGGTGCGCCCGACCCGCATGGCCTGCTGGGCACACGCACCTTCCTGCACCCGGTGGTGGTGTCTGCCGCGGTGTTCAAGCAGCGCGTGGAGGGTTGGAACGGCGCGCCGCAAACCCTCTACAGCGACCACTTCCTGAACACACAGGCGATCGATGGCCCCATGGGCTTCAAGTTGGAAGCCCCGCCACTGCACCCGCTGATCTTCACCACCACGATGACTGGCTTCGGGGCCGAGGCCGCCACGCTGATGCAGCAGTTTCCGCACGCGCAGGCCTTGCTGGCGCTGATGCGCGATGGCTTTCACCCGCAGTCCGTGGGCGGCCGGGTCACGCTGCGGCGGGATGGCTCACCCGTGCTGGACTACCCCCTCAATGACTTCGTGATGGACGCTGCACGCCGCGCTTTCCTGGCCATGGCCGAGATCCAGTTCGCGGCCGGCGCAAGCCAGGTGATTCCTGTTCATGAAATGGCCCCCTCCTGCACCACCTGGGCGCAGGCGCGCGACCTCATCGCGTTGCTGCCCATGAAGCCCCTGCTCACCCGGATGGTCAGTGCGCATGTGATGGGTGGCTGCGCCATGGCAGGCGAAGAGCGTCTGGGCGTGGTGCGGCCAGACGGTACCCATTGGCAACTGGAGAACTTGTCGGTGCACGACGGCTCCCTGTTCCCGACCAGCGTCGGCGCGAACCCGCAGTTGTCGATCTACGGCATCGTCAACCGCCTGGCCACCGCGCTGGCGAAGCGCCTGAGTGGGCGGGACGTCAAGCTGGCCGCGCCGTTGGCCGGCCCCGCCTGACTGCGACATGCTGGCGCGATTGCAGCGTGCGCTGGTGCTCGGCGTGCTGACGCTGATCCTGGCTTGGGTCGCCTGGGGACTGGTCGGCGGCTGGCCCTGGCCCCACGTGCTGGGTGGCGCGCTGGCCCTGGTGTTTGCGCACGCCTGGGTGTTGGCGCTGGAATTCGTGTTGCTCAGCCAGGTGCGGCCCGGCGCCGGCATCGCCCGCGCGTCAGCGTGGCAGCTGGTGCAGGCGTGGGCGGGCGAGGTCATCAACGGCCTGCGGGTGTTTGGCTGGCGCCAGCCCTTTCGCAGCGGACTGATAGCCGACCACCTGCCTGCAACCGATCGTCAGGGTGTCCTGCTGGTGCACGGTTTCGTCTGCAACCGCGGCTTGTGGACACCCTGGATGCAACGGCTCCAGGCGCAGGGCGTGCCCTTCGTGGCGGTGAACCTGGAGCCGGTGTTCGGCTCGATCGACCGTTACGTGCCTTTGATCGACAGCGCGGTGCTGAAATTGCAGCAGGCCACGGGGCGGCCGCCGTTGCTGGTGGCGCACAGCATGGGCGGCTTGGCGGTGCGGGCCTGGTTGCGGGACCATGACGCGGATGCCCGGGTGAGCGGTGTGGTGACCATTGGCACGCCGCACCATGGCACCTGGCTGGCGCGTTGGAGCATGACCGCCAACACACGCCAGATGCGCCAGGGCAGCGCCTGGCTGCAGGCCCTGGCCGCGGCCGAACCGGCTCAGCGCCGGGCCCGCTTCACCTGCTTTTTCGGCCACTGCGACAACATCGTTTTTCCCGCCCACGCCGCCACCCTGCCGGGCGCGGACAACCGCCACCTTCCCGGCGTGGCGCATGTGCACATGGCCTTTCAGGCCGAGGTGTGGAGCGAGGTCAGCGCCAGATTGGGCTTGTCGCCGGAGGCGTGACGCTGCCGCGCGCAGCGGCTGGCCAGCCAGACGCGCCGCGCCATCAGGGCGCTGCCTGCGGCCAGGCCCAGGTGCATCAGTGAGTGCCCGCTGATGAAGCCCAGTTGTTCGAACAACCAGCCGTCGGCCGCTTCCATGGTGCGCGCCAGCATGTAGATGCCGAGCAGGGCGGCCCAGTCGCTGTTGCAGCTGTAGTGGCAAGGCAGCACCAGCAGGCCGGCCCCCATCAGCAGTACCGGCAGGGCTTCCAGCCACACCAGCGGCCTCAGGTCGCCGTCGCTGAACCACCACCACAGCCCCGCCAGGCAGGCTGCGGACAAGGCCAGCACGCAGTTCAGCGGCGAGCCCCAACGCGCGCTCACCCGCTCGGCCAGGAAGCCCAGCATCAGCAGCGCGCAGCCGGCGGCTTCCAGCACATGGATGGCCACGAACGCCGCATTGGTGGGGCCCAGGTGAAAAGCGGCGGCCAGCAGGCCGCTGCTGCCTGCCACCGCGAAGAAGCCGCCATAGGGCCGGCGCAGCGCGTCCGGGCATTCATTGCCAGCGCGGTGCAGGGCGGCGGCACCCCAGAGGCTGGCCACGGTCAGCGGCAAGCTGCTCAGCACGTTCAGCGCCGAGGGCAGGCCGGCCCACAGCCGGGTGTCGGCGTAGTGCTCGGCTTCGGGCAGCACCAGCCAGGGGCCGGCTGCAAGCAGCCCGCAGGCCAGCGCCAGCGACAGCGCGGCCAGCAGCACCAAGGACGTACGTTGTGACAACTGGTTCGACATGGGACGCCCAGTTTGTCTGGCGCAACGCGTGCCAACAATCGCTCTGAAGAGGGGAAGAAGTCACGCGCCGCTCACGCGGCAACCGACGCTTCAACTGTCCAGGTCGGTCAGCAGGGTGCGGGTGGGGCCTTCGCCCAATGTCAGCAGTTGGGCAATGTCGGCCACGTCGTCGGGAACGGCCGGGTTGTCCCAGGACAGGGCGGTGTGGCGTGCCAGGCGGATGGCCAACAGCACATTCCTCACCTGGGCGCTGTGCGCATGCTGGTCGTCGGTGATGCGCACCAGCAGCGCGGGCAGGCGCCAGGCCTTCATCAAGGCCTGCTGCACTTCGCCCAGGGTCACGCCCAGCAGTTCCCGCTGCACGGCCGCCGAACGCAGGCCGGGTTCCTCGCGCTGGCGCTGGGCCATCTGCTCGGCCAGCTCGGGTTCGTGCACCCACAGCAGCATCTCGGTGAAGTCGTGCAGCAGCGCGGCTTCATGGATCACCGCAGCATCGTGGTCCATGCGGTGAACGGCGAAACCCAGCGCAAAGCGCGCCGCACGGCGCGAGCGCATCAGCACCGCCGCCAACCCGTCCTGCGCAACCGGGCGCTCCGCCATCAGTTGCTCCACCACCGGCTGTTGGCCGAATTCGCGGAAGAAGGGGCTGATGCCCATCAGCACCAGGGCCTCCAGCATGGTTTCAGCGTCCGCGGTGCGGCGGTTGGACCGCAGCTTGGCGG encodes the following:
- a CDS encoding phosphoenolpyruvate-protein phosphotransferase (PFAM: PEP-utilising enzyme, TIM barrel domain; PEP-utilising enzyme, mobile domain; PEP-utilising enzyme, N-terminal~TIGRFAM: phosphoenolpyruvate-protein phosphotransferase), which translates into the protein MSIQIFGLPVSRGVAIGRAVLVASSRVDVAHYFIDVTQVDGEIDRLRDARDQVAGELNGLKRDMPHDAPAELPALLDVHLMLLYDDTLISATKHWIQARHYNAEWALAAQLEVLGRQFDEMEDEYLRERKADLEQVVERLLRALAKADALIPARPAVRDFAGEDPLVLVASDIAPADMLQFKRSVFTGFITDVGGKTSHTAIVARSMDIPAVVGAREASRLVRQDDWLIIDGDAGVVVVNPSPLVLEEYRFRQRQSELERARLHRLRHTPSVTLDGQAVELLANIELPGDAVSALDCGAVGVGLFRSEFLFMNRDGELPDEEEQFQAYRDAVDAMKGLPVTIRTVDVGADKPLDRLTVQELRHEHLLNPALGLRAIRWSLSEPGMFRQQLRAILRASALGKVRLLIPMIAHVSEIHAALECLSRAKQQLDEAGKPYGEVEIGAMVEIPAAALALPSLLRHLDFVSIGTNDLIQYTLAIDRADESVAHLYNPWHPAVLHLIRGTIRAADAAGKHVSVCGEMAGDPAFTELLLGMGLRSFSMHPSQMPTIKQRILRADTRRIALRLDQILASDDPEREMAAGRPHE
- a CDS encoding hypothetical protein (manually curated), which produces MQRRHVLALAAASASAVALGLGVASWTPGLQNAHLTPAARRLMSAVASVVLSGMRPPTSESTLAEHLNRLDQIVAGLPNATRSEISDLLGILSITPGRWALAGLADAWPLASERELSSALQDMRTSRIPVQRQAYQALRDLTMAAHFSAEGSWRHLGYPGPKPL
- a CDS encoding choline dehydrogenase-like flavoprotein (PFAM: GMC oxidoreductase) produces the protein MSHLPDPIAEGLARGWQVYSAEHRPLPLEMECDVAIIGTGAGAGISAELLTAAGLNVILLEEGPLMSSRHFNQLEREAYPALYQESAGRKTADKAINILQGRCVGGSTTVNWTSSFRTPAATLAHWQHHYGLSELTEAELAPWFESAEQRLSIAPWTTAPNENNEILRRGAAPLGIEVRAIRRNVKGCWNLGSCGMGCPTNAKQSMLVSTLPMAMDRGARLLVRTRAQQFSLRDGRVQSLLAVGVQPDGTTEGEQRVSIRSRHYLVAGGAINSPALLLRSGAPDPHGLLGTRTFLHPVVVSAAVFKQRVEGWNGAPQTLYSDHFLNTQAIDGPMGFKLEAPPLHPLIFTTTMTGFGAEAATLMQQFPHAQALLALMRDGFHPQSVGGRVTLRRDGSPVLDYPLNDFVMDAARRAFLAMAEIQFAAGASQVIPVHEMAPSCTTWAQARDLIALLPMKPLLTRMVSAHVMGGCAMAGEERLGVVRPDGTHWQLENLSVHDGSLFPTSVGANPQLSIYGIVNRLATALAKRLSGRDVKLAAPLAGPA
- a CDS encoding alpha/beta hydrolase family protein (PFAM: alpha/beta hydrolase fold); protein product: MLARLQRALVLGVLTLILAWVAWGLVGGWPWPHVLGGALALVFAHAWVLALEFVLLSQVRPGAGIARASAWQLVQAWAGEVINGLRVFGWRQPFRSGLIADHLPATDRQGVLLVHGFVCNRGLWTPWMQRLQAQGVPFVAVNLEPVFGSIDRYVPLIDSAVLKLQQATGRPPLLVAHSMGGLAVRAWLRDHDADARVSGVVTIGTPHHGTWLARWSMTANTRQMRQGSAWLQALAAAEPAQRRARFTCFFGHCDNIVFPAHAATLPGADNRHLPGVAHVHMAFQAEVWSEVSARLGLSPEA
- a CDS encoding HDOD domain-containing protein (PFAM: HDOD domain), translating into MSAAMMSAPTPSARRVPKDLAGWVNRWRDAEIPVLQHSAAELEQWRDHEDVADARLLSETFSADPLMCLKLLVHAAKLRSNRRTADAETMLEALVLMGISPFFREFGQQPVVEQLMAERPVAQDGLAAVLMRSRRAARFALGFAVHRMDHDAAVIHEAALLHDFTEMLLWVHEPELAEQMAQRQREEPGLRSAAVQRELLGVTLGEVQQALMKAWRLPALLVRITDDQHAHSAQVRNVLLAIRLARHTALSWDNPAVPDDVADIAQLLTLGEGPTRTLLTDLDS